From the genome of Streptomyces sp. NBC_01317, one region includes:
- a CDS encoding ABC transporter substrate-binding protein — protein MSRSRTGSYPAAVSLVTLAALALSACSGSGGTSGSGSSGGKTLVVDTSFNLKTADPGREFEPTGSIVDKALYETLLTFKGGDVTKPLPGLASSYEESPDSRTLTLHLRAGAKFSDGSAVTADDVVFSLTRVIGLKGNPSFLLDGVTVTKKDASTITLTSKKANPALPNILPNPALGILNAKAVQAQGGTATAADAAEKYLNKSSAGSGPYTLTSFNANTQVVLAKNPKYTGAQKPTYDKIVIRNVQAPTQKLNVQRGDSQIALDLNSDQAAGLGGGLKVLSGPSSDVIFLLLNLDPGVSDATADAKFREAVRKGIDYKSLLTLGGSGSVQPGGVIPSTFVGALPAGQAPARDLAGAKAALAASKIKNPSVKLSYASDLTLDGLSFQSMAERVQAQLKEVGITVTLAPAPTTTELDNYRNGKEQLGLWYWGPDYPDPSDYLAFLPGGLVGLRANYKAGADPALTALGEKAATATDTATRQKLYEQIQTDLNDGGPFIPLMQPSRHIVAASTVSGLAYNPVWTIDVAELGAK, from the coding sequence ATGTCCAGATCGCGTACCGGGTCGTACCCGGCGGCCGTCTCGCTCGTCACCCTGGCCGCCCTCGCCCTCAGCGCCTGCTCCGGCTCCGGCGGTACGTCCGGCTCCGGCTCCTCCGGCGGGAAGACGCTGGTCGTCGACACCTCGTTCAACCTGAAGACCGCCGACCCGGGCCGCGAGTTCGAGCCGACCGGCAGCATCGTGGACAAGGCGCTGTACGAGACGCTGCTGACCTTCAAGGGCGGTGACGTCACCAAGCCGCTGCCGGGGCTGGCGTCCTCGTACGAGGAGTCGCCGGACAGCAGGACGCTCACCCTGCACCTGCGCGCGGGGGCGAAGTTCTCCGACGGGAGCGCGGTCACGGCGGACGACGTGGTGTTCTCGCTGACCCGCGTGATCGGGCTCAAGGGCAACCCGTCGTTCCTGCTCGACGGGGTCACGGTCACCAAGAAGGACGCCTCGACGATCACCCTGACCTCGAAGAAGGCCAACCCTGCGCTGCCGAACATCCTGCCCAACCCCGCCCTCGGCATCCTCAACGCGAAGGCGGTCCAGGCCCAGGGCGGTACGGCGACGGCGGCGGACGCGGCGGAGAAGTACCTCAACAAGAGCTCCGCCGGCTCAGGCCCGTACACACTGACGTCCTTCAACGCGAACACGCAGGTCGTGCTGGCGAAGAACCCGAAGTACACGGGCGCGCAGAAACCAACGTACGACAAGATCGTCATACGTAACGTCCAGGCGCCTACCCAGAAACTCAACGTCCAGCGCGGCGACAGCCAGATCGCCCTGGACTTGAACTCCGACCAGGCGGCGGGGCTCGGCGGCGGGCTCAAGGTGCTCAGCGGGCCGTCCTCGGACGTGATCTTCCTTCTGCTGAACCTGGACCCGGGCGTGAGCGACGCCACCGCCGACGCGAAGTTCCGTGAGGCGGTGCGCAAGGGCATCGACTACAAGAGCCTGCTGACGCTCGGCGGCAGTGGTTCCGTCCAGCCCGGCGGGGTCATCCCGTCGACCTTCGTGGGCGCGCTGCCCGCCGGGCAGGCGCCGGCGCGGGACCTGGCCGGGGCCAAGGCGGCACTGGCCGCCAGCAAGATCAAGAACCCGTCGGTGAAGCTGAGTTACGCCAGCGACCTGACCCTGGACGGCCTGTCGTTCCAGTCCATGGCCGAGCGGGTCCAGGCGCAGCTCAAGGAGGTCGGCATCACGGTCACCCTGGCGCCGGCCCCGACCACCACCGAGCTGGACAACTACCGGAACGGCAAGGAGCAGCTCGGCCTCTGGTACTGGGGCCCGGACTACCCGGACCCCAGCGACTACCTGGCCTTCCTGCCCGGCGGTCTGGTGGGGCTGCGCGCCAATTACAAGGCGGGCGCCGACCCGGCGCTGACCGCCCTGGGCGAGAAGGCGGCGACGGCGACCGACACCGCCACCCGCCAGAAGCTGTACGAGCAGATCCAGACGGACCTCAACGACGGCGGGCCGTTCATCCCGCTGATGCAGCCCAGCCGGCACATCGTGGCGGCGTCGACGGTGTCCGGCCTGGCGTACAACCCCGTGTGGACGATCGATGTCGCTGAGCTCGGTGCCAAGTAA
- a CDS encoding Lrp/AsnC family transcriptional regulator, with protein sequence MHFRILGVLRSQGRISVASLAERVGISRANAYTRFEALRADGVISGFSARVDPSRIGLDICALVFVTVRQDLWKQFRATLATMPEVEYCAITTGQHDAMIQIRVPDVSAVHRLVTEQLASIPAVRATETVIILDEVLRRPYVLPTAPRTTEPTPTTAPGASGTGQFGMTRFIPAAEGRADLQRAGEAED encoded by the coding sequence GTGCATTTCAGGATCCTGGGCGTCCTCCGGAGCCAGGGCCGGATCTCCGTGGCCTCGCTCGCCGAGCGGGTCGGCATCTCGCGCGCCAACGCGTACACCCGCTTCGAGGCCCTGCGCGCCGATGGCGTCATCAGCGGCTTCAGCGCCCGGGTCGACCCGTCCCGTATCGGCCTCGACATCTGCGCGCTGGTCTTCGTCACCGTCCGCCAGGACCTCTGGAAGCAGTTCCGCGCGACGCTCGCGACCATGCCGGAGGTCGAGTACTGCGCCATCACCACAGGTCAGCACGATGCGATGATCCAGATCCGGGTCCCGGACGTCAGCGCCGTACACCGCCTGGTCACGGAGCAGCTCGCCAGCATCCCGGCGGTACGTGCCACGGAGACCGTGATCATCCTGGACGAGGTGCTGCGCCGCCCGTACGTCCTGCCGACCGCGCCCCGGACCACCGAGCCGACGCCGACCACCGCACCGGGCGCCTCCGGGACGGGCCAGTTCGGCATGACGCGCTTCATCCCGGCGGCGGAGGGCCGCGCGGACCTGCAACGGGCGGGGGAGGCGGAGGACTGA
- a CDS encoding universal stress protein, with protein MSGRHVVVGVDGSIISTRAQDVAAAEAVRRSVALAIVYAVPDLDVAGPVLAASAARSRARHPGLVVRLSAVASEPAAALVARGAHAALTVVGTRALGGFASLASRSVAHQVAELSHRPLLIVGPGHLTLHAETGEVLLAVERDTDTEAAGFAFEESVRRGARLRFLHTAHYRPRVAGAGPGGGVAAVAAGGDHRGPAHQRQQQQQRRQHQRQDEANSPVSDRDLISATAGADVVIIAYRRHGVPGHPRHTPTVHALLHHAHCPVLLIPTGPPNTPLP; from the coding sequence ATGTCTGGACGTCATGTGGTCGTGGGCGTCGACGGGTCGATCATCTCGACCCGCGCGCAGGACGTGGCCGCAGCGGAGGCGGTACGCCGATCGGTGGCCCTGGCGATCGTGTACGCCGTGCCGGACCTGGACGTGGCCGGCCCGGTGCTGGCCGCGTCCGCCGCCCGGTCGCGGGCGCGTCATCCCGGTCTGGTCGTCCGTCTCTCGGCCGTCGCCTCGGAACCGGCCGCCGCCCTGGTCGCCCGGGGCGCCCACGCGGCCCTCACGGTCGTCGGGACGAGGGCCCTGGGCGGCTTCGCCTCGCTGGCGTCGCGCTCGGTGGCCCACCAGGTCGCCGAGCTGAGCCACCGGCCGTTGCTGATCGTCGGCCCGGGGCACCTCACGCTCCACGCCGAGACGGGTGAGGTGTTGCTGGCCGTCGAGCGCGACACCGACACCGAAGCCGCCGGCTTCGCCTTCGAGGAGTCCGTACGACGTGGCGCGCGGCTGCGCTTCCTGCACACCGCGCACTACCGCCCGAGGGTGGCCGGCGCGGGGCCGGGAGGCGGAGTGGCCGCCGTGGCCGCCGGCGGCGATCACCGTGGGCCCGCGCACCAGCGGCAGCAACAGCAACAGCGCCGGCAGCACCAGCGGCAGGACGAGGCGAACTCCCCCGTATCGGACCGGGACTTGATATCCGCCACCGCCGGGGCCGACGTCGTGATCATCGCCTACCGGCGGCACGGGGTTCCGGGCCACCCACGGCACACACCGACCGTGCACGCGCTTCTGCACCACGCACACTGCCCGGTGCTCCTGATTCCCACCGGTCCGCCGAACACACCGCTCCCCTGA
- a CDS encoding response regulator transcription factor — MTDSQDTGPQGQQPIRVFLLDDHEVVRRGVHDLLDAESGIEVVGEAGTAEQALARGPALRPDVAVLDVRLPDGDGITVCRELRSRMPHLACLMLTSFDDDDALLDAIMAGASGYVLKEIKGVDLVAAVRTVASGQSMLDPATTSRLMSSLRGEESARGGGSGALAGLSVREREILDLIGEGLTNAGIGKRLFLSEKTVKNNISRLLAKLGVERRIQAAVLATQAAQAAPQPPARRER, encoded by the coding sequence ATGACCGACAGCCAGGACACCGGACCGCAGGGGCAACAGCCGATCCGGGTCTTCCTGCTCGACGACCACGAGGTGGTCCGGCGGGGGGTGCACGATCTCCTCGACGCCGAATCCGGCATCGAGGTCGTCGGCGAGGCGGGGACGGCCGAACAGGCCCTGGCGCGCGGGCCGGCGCTGCGTCCCGACGTCGCCGTGCTGGACGTACGGCTGCCCGACGGCGACGGCATCACGGTCTGCCGGGAGTTGCGGTCGAGAATGCCCCACCTCGCCTGTCTGATGCTGACGTCCTTCGACGACGACGACGCTCTTCTCGACGCGATCATGGCCGGGGCCTCGGGGTACGTCCTCAAGGAGATCAAGGGGGTCGACCTGGTCGCGGCGGTCCGTACCGTCGCCTCCGGCCAGTCGATGCTCGACCCGGCCACCACCAGCCGCCTGATGAGCAGCCTGCGCGGCGAGGAGAGCGCCCGGGGCGGTGGTTCAGGAGCCCTGGCGGGTCTTTCCGTACGCGAACGGGAGATCCTGGACCTGATCGGCGAAGGCCTCACCAACGCGGGGATCGGCAAGCGCCTTTTCCTGTCCGAGAAGACGGTGAAGAACAACATCTCCCGCCTTCTCGCCAAGCTCGGCGTGGAGCGCCGGATCCAGGCAGCCGTCCTGGCGACCCAGGCGGCCCAGGCGGCCCCGCAACCCCCCGCGCGCCGCGAACGCTGA
- a CDS encoding response regulator transcription factor — protein sequence MTGAGVFPVRRPIRVFLVDGHEAVRQGLGELVDAEPDMVTVGTADSVEQALVRGPVARPDVAVVGVRLPGDILVCRDLRSAMPALTLLTLASFDDSTAHLHAVLAGASGTVLRQIKGTRLALGIRAVAGQEPMPGPATVALLLDRLSAEAGRGPGGQGRQGRGHRTEGLSARERHLLVLIGEGLTDRQIGRRLSLAEETVRRRIVRLLTSGGLHRHGLPPTGRHFALPPAGPSFTDTPPTPDRGGRAMSPGPGEGGRTTPPGPDRDGRPLSPPSPRPPAAAPATPAGRPPPTESRG from the coding sequence ATGACCGGAGCCGGCGTGTTCCCGGTGCGGCGTCCGATACGGGTGTTCCTCGTCGACGGCCACGAGGCGGTCCGTCAGGGGCTCGGTGAACTGGTCGACGCCGAACCGGACATGGTGACGGTCGGCACGGCGGACTCCGTCGAACAGGCCTTGGTACGGGGTCCCGTCGCGCGTCCCGACGTGGCGGTGGTGGGCGTCCGCCTGCCCGGCGACATCCTCGTGTGCCGCGATCTGCGCTCCGCGATGCCCGCGCTCACGCTCCTGACCCTCGCGTCGTTCGACGACAGCACCGCGCACCTGCACGCGGTCCTGGCCGGCGCGTCCGGCACCGTACTCCGGCAGATCAAGGGGACCCGACTCGCCCTCGGGATAAGGGCGGTGGCCGGGCAGGAGCCGATGCCGGGTCCGGCGACCGTCGCCCTTCTGCTGGACCGGTTGTCCGCCGAGGCAGGAAGAGGGCCAGGAGGACAGGGACGGCAAGGACGGGGACACCGTACGGAAGGCCTCTCGGCCCGGGAGCGCCACCTTCTGGTCCTGATCGGGGAGGGGCTCACCGACCGGCAGATCGGCCGCCGCCTGTCCCTCGCGGAGGAGACCGTGCGGCGCCGGATCGTACGGCTGCTGACCAGCGGCGGACTGCACCGGCACGGGCTGCCGCCGACCGGGCGGCACTTCGCCCTCCCCCCGGCCGGACCGTCCTTCACGGACACGCCCCCGACCCCCGACAGGGGCGGCCGAGCCATGTCTCCGGGCCCAGGCGAAGGCGGCCGGACCACGCCCCCGGGCCCCGACAGAGACGGCCGGCCCCTCAGCCCGCCGTCGCCCCGTCCTCCCGCAGCGGCACCCGCCACACCAGCCGGGCGCCCCCCGCCGACGGAGTCTCGTGGGTGA
- a CDS encoding sensor histidine kinase: MRTSREGATGDGLPRLRLDELLDELQVRIEAVRGTRDRVHHLLEAVLSVGRELDLPQVLRGIVEAAVVLVDAEYGALGVIGGEQRLSEFITVGIDGELRSRIGELPSGHGLLGELIRHPHPLRLAELGDHESSYGFPANHPPMHSFLGVPIRVRDEVFGNLYLTEKRSARAFDAEDESVLSTLAVAAGVAIENARLYEEGRNREQWLTASAEVTKSLLSGAPRAQVLELIVERAGQILSADLGVVAVPLPGTGDLRTALVVGQHAEAYRGPPAGGQDGFISAAFTGAEPVVSTNIAVDERVEGHKSRWAGLGPAVAVPLGTGDRVRGVLLLARTAGREPFAATQSAPLLGFAGQAALAMELAERRSDAEQIALLEDRDRIARDLHDLAIQRLFATGMTLQSAQKFDQHPGAAERIERAVNDLDDTIKIIRSTIFGLRVHEAGRPDDGVRGRVAAAVEGAAAALGFSPAVRVEGLVDTEVPHHVADHLIAVLVEALSNTARHAAARTVDVHVAVGEGRLTLSVADNGTGIAPGAARSGLKNIARRAEELGGTFTHETPSAGGARLVWRVPLREDGATAG, from the coding sequence GTGCGGACAAGCAGGGAAGGCGCGACAGGTGACGGGCTCCCCCGGCTGCGCCTGGACGAACTGCTGGACGAACTCCAGGTCCGGATAGAAGCCGTACGCGGCACACGCGACCGGGTGCACCACCTCCTCGAAGCGGTCCTCTCGGTCGGCCGCGAGCTCGACCTGCCCCAAGTGCTGCGCGGCATAGTCGAAGCCGCGGTGGTCCTCGTCGACGCGGAGTACGGCGCCCTCGGGGTGATCGGCGGCGAGCAGCGGTTGTCGGAGTTCATCACGGTGGGCATCGACGGCGAACTGCGGTCGCGGATAGGTGAGTTGCCCAGCGGCCACGGCCTGCTCGGCGAGCTGATCCGCCACCCGCACCCGTTGCGCCTGGCCGAGTTGGGCGACCACGAGTCGTCCTACGGCTTTCCCGCCAACCACCCGCCGATGCACTCGTTCCTCGGCGTCCCCATCCGCGTACGGGACGAGGTGTTCGGGAATCTGTACCTGACGGAGAAGCGCAGCGCCCGCGCGTTCGACGCGGAGGACGAGTCGGTCCTGTCGACCCTGGCGGTCGCGGCCGGTGTGGCGATCGAGAACGCGCGCCTGTACGAGGAGGGCCGCAACCGGGAACAGTGGCTGACGGCCAGCGCCGAGGTCACCAAGAGCCTCCTCTCCGGGGCCCCGCGCGCCCAGGTGCTGGAGCTGATCGTCGAGCGGGCCGGACAGATACTCTCCGCGGACCTCGGCGTGGTCGCCGTGCCGCTGCCGGGCACCGGGGACCTGCGGACCGCCCTGGTGGTGGGGCAGCACGCCGAGGCCTACCGCGGACCCCCGGCGGGAGGCCAGGACGGTTTCATCAGCGCGGCGTTCACCGGTGCGGAGCCCGTGGTCAGTACGAACATCGCGGTGGACGAGCGGGTCGAGGGCCACAAGTCCCGTTGGGCGGGCCTGGGACCGGCCGTGGCGGTGCCGCTGGGTACCGGGGACCGGGTGCGCGGGGTGCTGCTGCTGGCCCGTACCGCGGGGCGCGAGCCCTTCGCGGCCACGCAGTCCGCACCGCTGCTCGGCTTCGCGGGACAGGCCGCGCTCGCCATGGAACTGGCCGAACGCCGCAGCGACGCCGAGCAGATCGCCCTGCTGGAGGACCGCGACCGTATCGCCCGCGACCTGCACGACCTGGCCATCCAGCGGCTGTTCGCCACCGGTATGACCTTGCAGAGCGCGCAGAAGTTCGACCAGCACCCGGGGGCGGCGGAGCGTATCGAGCGCGCGGTGAACGACCTCGACGACACCATCAAGATCATCCGGTCGACCATCTTCGGCCTGCGGGTCCACGAGGCGGGCCGCCCGGACGACGGCGTACGCGGCCGGGTGGCGGCGGCGGTCGAGGGGGCGGCCGCCGCGCTGGGGTTCAGCCCGGCGGTACGTGTCGAGGGCCTGGTCGACACCGAGGTCCCGCACCACGTCGCCGACCACCTGATCGCGGTGCTGGTGGAGGCACTCAGCAACACCGCGCGCCACGCGGCGGCGCGCACGGTGGACGTGCATGTCGCGGTGGGGGAGGGCCGGTTGACGCTGAGCGTGGCGGACAACGGGACCGGCATCGCGCCGGGGGCGGCGCGCAGCGGACTGAAGAACATCGCGCGGCGGGCGGAGGAGCTGGGCGGCACCTTCACCCACGAGACTCCGTCGGCGGGGGGCGCCCGGCTGGTGTGGCGGGTGCCGCTGCGGGAGGACGGGGCGACGGCGGGCTGA
- a CDS encoding DUF998 domain-containing protein — MRLAPWWALLSSGSAPLLLVGGWATAEVLQGPGYDPVTQTISILAAYGAPGYWVMNAMLVTLGTCYLATARGLKAARLPGRLALAGGGVAAIALTVFPAPVRGGNFGHGTVVTIGFALMAAWPVLAAHRSRTGPWALQFPASIVASALMVLGAAWFLVELQSGGAAGVAERVLTAAQALWPLLVVTSCLHYPARERSESRETA; from the coding sequence ATGCGACTCGCTCCCTGGTGGGCCTTGCTCTCGTCCGGGTCCGCTCCTCTCCTGCTGGTCGGTGGGTGGGCGACCGCGGAGGTGTTGCAGGGCCCCGGCTACGACCCCGTCACCCAGACGATCAGCATCCTGGCGGCCTACGGCGCGCCCGGCTACTGGGTGATGAACGCCATGCTGGTCACCCTCGGCACCTGCTACCTGGCCACCGCCCGCGGGCTCAAGGCCGCGAGGCTCCCCGGGCGGCTGGCGCTCGCGGGCGGTGGCGTGGCGGCGATCGCGCTGACGGTCTTCCCGGCGCCGGTGCGCGGGGGCAACTTCGGCCACGGGACGGTGGTCACCATCGGATTCGCGCTCATGGCGGCGTGGCCGGTACTGGCGGCCCATCGCTCCAGAACGGGACCGTGGGCGCTCCAGTTCCCGGCGTCGATCGTGGCGAGCGCGCTGATGGTTCTCGGGGCGGCGTGGTTCCTGGTCGAGTTGCAGAGCGGCGGGGCGGCCGGCGTCGCCGAACGCGTCCTGACCGCGGCCCAGGCCCTGTGGCCGCTGCTTGTGGTGACGTCCTGCCTGCACTACCCCGCGCGCGAAAGAAGCGAAAGCCGCGAAACGGCGTGA
- a CDS encoding LysR family transcriptional regulator, with product MDLRRLGYFAVLAEELNFTRAARRLHIAQPALSQQIQALERQVGARLVVRESKGCSLTPVGVVVAEEAGRLLRQAEAAERRIQAAVHGRAGRLRLAYTRSARGGVVDALVSEFRSRYGDIELSVQTGWTAHNVAELRAGRLDAAFVRPPLDEAPELRYLVLSEEELLLALPAGHPLAGLRTRITREQIADEPVILFPRENGPGMYDLITRQVWPGGPRIVREEPDDEQLLLAVAAAHGISAVPAGRAHALRLPGVRLRHLSAPVPTVPLALAYHPGADLRVVNLLLPLVGGSGAGGPVTGGAAGGADRGAGSREDVPDQP from the coding sequence ATGGACCTGCGACGACTGGGCTATTTCGCCGTGCTGGCGGAGGAGTTGAACTTCACCCGGGCCGCCCGGCGGCTCCACATCGCCCAGCCCGCCCTGAGCCAGCAGATCCAGGCACTGGAGCGGCAGGTCGGTGCCCGGCTGGTGGTCCGTGAGTCCAAGGGGTGCTCCCTGACGCCGGTGGGTGTGGTGGTCGCCGAGGAGGCGGGCCGCCTCCTGCGGCAGGCCGAGGCCGCCGAGCGGCGCATCCAGGCCGCGGTGCACGGCCGCGCCGGACGGCTGCGGCTCGCGTACACCCGTTCGGCGCGCGGCGGGGTGGTCGACGCGCTGGTCAGTGAGTTCCGCAGCCGGTACGGGGACATCGAGCTGAGCGTCCAGACCGGCTGGACCGCCCACAACGTCGCGGAACTGCGCGCGGGCCGGCTGGACGCCGCCTTCGTACGGCCGCCCCTCGACGAGGCCCCCGAGCTGCGCTACCTCGTACTGTCCGAGGAGGAACTCCTGCTGGCGCTGCCGGCCGGGCACCCGCTCGCCGGGTTACGTACCAGGATCACCCGCGAGCAGATCGCCGACGAACCGGTGATCCTCTTCCCCCGGGAGAACGGGCCCGGCATGTACGACCTGATCACCCGTCAAGTCTGGCCGGGCGGACCCCGTATCGTCCGGGAGGAACCCGACGACGAGCAGCTCCTGCTCGCGGTGGCCGCGGCGCACGGGATCTCGGCCGTTCCCGCGGGGCGCGCGCACGCGCTGCGGCTTCCCGGCGTACGGCTGCGCCACCTGAGCGCGCCCGTACCGACGGTCCCGCTGGCGCTGGCGTACCACCCGGGGGCCGACCTGCGGGTGGTGAATCTGCTGCTGCCGTTGGTGGGGGGTAGTGGGGCGGGCGGTCCAGTAACCGGTGGGGCGGCTGGTGGGGCGGACCGTGGGGCGGGCAGTCGGGAGGACGTCCCTGATCAGCCGTAG
- a CDS encoding FAD-dependent oxidoreductase: MKPEKSVKPERSTKADVVVVGGGIIGLTTAIRLLELGASVLVVTDEALPARTSSVAAAVWYPTGVRADHETTVRASDTYAELARQAADGVPGVTLGPCRMYTSAHDTALPWWATAVPGLRPLRTNEANGPWTEGWSFDAPTVDMPVYLDWLVTRFLTAGGLLHHRRLNHLSEAAVWSPLIVNAAGLGAGSLCGDPTMTPIRGQLVLVSNPGLRTSLRVQDHPEGYTYIHPRRTDVVLGGTFDVNRWDLFPDPATASAILARCTALEPRLADAPVLSHPVGLRPHRPSGPRLEHDPHLLPTTPVIHNYGHGGSGVTLSWGCANEAARLAATA; encoded by the coding sequence ATGAAACCGGAGAAGTCCGTGAAACCGGAGAGGTCCACGAAGGCGGACGTCGTGGTGGTCGGGGGCGGGATCATCGGCCTCACCACGGCGATACGGCTGCTCGAACTCGGTGCGAGCGTGCTGGTGGTGACCGACGAGGCACTTCCGGCCAGGACGTCGTCGGTGGCCGCCGCGGTCTGGTACCCGACGGGTGTACGAGCCGACCACGAGACCACCGTACGGGCGTCGGACACCTACGCCGAACTCGCCCGCCAGGCCGCCGACGGGGTACCCGGGGTCACGCTCGGCCCCTGCCGGATGTACACCTCAGCACATGACACGGCACTTCCCTGGTGGGCGACGGCCGTCCCCGGCCTGCGCCCTCTCCGTACGAACGAGGCGAACGGCCCCTGGACGGAGGGCTGGTCCTTCGACGCGCCGACGGTGGACATGCCGGTCTACCTGGACTGGCTGGTAACCCGCTTCCTGACGGCGGGCGGACTGCTCCACCACCGCAGACTCAACCACCTTTCCGAGGCGGCCGTTTGGTCACCCTTGATAGTCAACGCGGCGGGCCTGGGGGCGGGGTCCCTCTGCGGCGACCCCACCATGACTCCGATACGGGGCCAACTGGTCCTGGTGTCCAACCCGGGACTGCGCACGTCCCTACGCGTGCAGGACCACCCGGAGGGCTACACCTACATACATCCACGCCGTACGGACGTCGTGCTGGGAGGCACGTTCGACGTGAACCGCTGGGACCTCTTCCCCGACCCCGCCACGGCATCGGCGATCCTGGCCCGCTGCACGGCCCTCGAACCCCGCCTGGCGGACGCCCCCGTCCTGTCCCACCCGGTCGGCCTACGCCCCCACCGCCCCTCCGGCCCCCGCCTGGAACACGACCCCCACCTCCTCCCCACCACCCCCGTGATCCACAACTACGGCCACGGCGGCTCAGGAGTCACCCTGTCCTGGGGCTGCGCCAACGAGGCGGCCCGCCTCGCGGCAACAGCGTGA
- a CDS encoding DUF6507 family protein: MASWDIKPQGVQGQLKTVGTHAGELEKALTALVADMAEAAQAAGTAVPGSMVHSGAPLQGPVAVGQAPLRAKATGPVAAALGEYLGSRQPDFKAMAERIEASVLGAATATNEYIEGDLEAAKHAQDAAKAVQLEALREAAGGPK; the protein is encoded by the coding sequence ATGGCGTCGTGGGACATCAAACCGCAGGGTGTGCAGGGTCAGTTGAAGACCGTGGGCACGCACGCGGGCGAGTTGGAGAAGGCACTGACCGCGCTGGTGGCGGACATGGCGGAGGCCGCGCAGGCGGCGGGTACGGCGGTGCCGGGCTCCATGGTGCACAGCGGTGCGCCGTTGCAGGGTCCGGTGGCGGTCGGCCAGGCGCCGTTGCGGGCGAAGGCGACGGGTCCGGTGGCCGCCGCGCTGGGCGAGTATCTCGGCAGCCGCCAGCCGGACTTCAAGGCGATGGCCGAGCGGATCGAGGCGTCCGTCCTGGGAGCGGCGACGGCCACCAACGAGTACATCGAAGGTGACCTGGAGGCCGCGAAGCACGCCCAGGACGCGGCGAAGGCGGTTCAGCTCGAGGCGTTGAGGGAAGCGGCCGGGGGGCCCAAATGA
- a CDS encoding pore-forming ESAT-6 family protein: protein MAAGSDRRSYDTGASTEAQGNLQSVIGQLESVIAARDAQVKAAMSDFTADGVADDYHGKELRWNSASQEVKNIIQLLKTTLEKNDGTAQQTLSRAKSAVDNIG from the coding sequence ATGGCTGCTGGCAGTGACCGTCGTTCGTACGACACGGGCGCGTCCACGGAGGCGCAGGGCAACCTCCAGTCGGTGATCGGCCAGTTGGAGTCGGTGATCGCGGCGCGTGACGCGCAGGTGAAGGCGGCGATGTCGGACTTCACGGCGGACGGCGTGGCGGACGATTACCACGGCAAGGAGCTGCGCTGGAACAGCGCGTCCCAAGAGGTCAAGAACATCATCCAGTTGCTGAAGACGACGCTGGAGAAGAACGACGGGACCGCGCAGCAGACGCTGTCGCGGGCGAAGTCGGCGGTCGACAACATCGGCTGA